One Bacillus sp. 1780r2a1 DNA segment encodes these proteins:
- a CDS encoding helix-turn-helix transcriptional regulator: MEEQKELQPKVEKSFELIGKKWTGLIIYVLMSGPKRFSELNEAIPALSRRLLTERVKELEEHDIVLRTVIPDRPIRTEYTLTQKGKELGQILGPITQWAESWIKD; this comes from the coding sequence ATGGAAGAACAAAAAGAGTTACAGCCAAAGGTAGAGAAGAGTTTTGAATTGATTGGTAAAAAATGGACGGGTTTAATCATTTATGTGCTGATGAGCGGTCCAAAGCGTTTTAGCGAGCTCAATGAGGCAATTCCGGCTTTAAGTAGAAGATTATTAACTGAGCGAGTTAAAGAGTTAGAAGAGCATGATATTGTATTACGCACAGTTATACCCGATCGTCCAATTCGAACAGAATATACTCTTACACAAAAAGGAAAAGAGCTAGGGCAGATTTTAGGACCCATTACGCAATGGGCAGAAAGCTGGATTAAAGATTAA